The genomic window agcTTAACCACAGTTTGTGGGAGTCTGTTGATGAGGAATAATGTGAACAAATGTGGCTTCCTTATAATGATTTTAAAAGATGACAAGATCTCGGCGTCCACATACTTGACTAAATTCTACATTCCACATGTCTTGTGTTTGATTATGGTAATGTTTTCATTTGCATGTGGTAACTACTGCTCGAGACATGAGATTAACATAAAATAGAGATAAGGGATGTATCTAGTTTAGTTTGATGTGTCTTAGTTAGTCTTCTATATCAGGTTACTAACGACTTGCTAGATGGTGGAACTGTGAAATAAAGACGACATTTTGTCAGATGTCGGTTGCTATCACCAATTCCAACAACCATTGTGAGTGCCTCACGAATAAAAATGGTTCAAAGCCGGCCCACCACTGTTGTAACATCTGACTCTCATCTTTTATCTCTTTGTGAGTGCCGGCGTTGAAGAATGACACAAAAGGTACCTGCGTTGTAGAATGACACAAAAGCTGTTACAAAAAGTGTCTTCATGATACAGACAGGGCCGGATAAGAAAATGGGCTTTAAGGGCTGCAGCCCTGGGCCTCGCCACCAGGGGGGCTCATGTTGAGTGAGTCAACGGAACGCGCGCATTACGTTAGAACATTTCAAAGTGAGCACAGAAATAATTTGCGAATACGTCCATCATGTGATCATCAGATCAGCAACATTTCAAGACattgtagggaggggggggggggggtatttccTTAACTGATGTGAACTCAGCATATGcattttatctctctctcttatatatatatatatatatatatatatatatatatatgtatatactgttcaaatgaataaatatttgattATAGTCTGATGGGATAAAAGAATGTCAGAATTACGGTGCATAAGAGCTCTTGCAGCTAACAATGTCAAGTATCACACCATACAGCCCCAGATACACAGAACTCTCACCACAAGCTCAATATATGTGCAGtctcacgcccacacacaccaaccgcTGTCTGCACTGTTGTCTGTAGTTCCACAAAATGTACGCCGCATTCTCCACTGTCCATGTTAGTGTCACTGAAAGCAGAACAACCAATAGCCAAGTTTATTTCTGTGTTACACAACCATCTCTCTACTCAGTCACCTGATACAGAATTACTTCAATCCATCCAAATAATTATTTGAACCATTTCCTCTGACATCATTCTGTTTATCCCATGTCACCAGCAATATTTACATCATGTGGGGGATGGGCAAGGGATACAATGTTATGAATGATTTTAAGTAGAGGACGATGTGGCAAAGAGTGACGAAGAGGTATAGAGATAGAGGAGTTAATTCCATTCATTCCATGACATGATTTTCAAGTGACTGGGAACTCCATGTGGAGAGAATCCTCTGAGAACAATAACTACGAAGAGTGAGTCTTTCCTCTCTTATCAGCTCTACAGTATGAAGTCCAACTCTCGCGTCTGAAGAACTAGGCCCGGCAAAAGAATTGATCTGAAGTCAATAAATACATTAGATAACATTACATTAATTTAGAAACCAATTAAAACATTACAAATCAATCAATACATTAAAATTCAGTAAATACATTTAGTAAtcaattaaaaacatatatatatattacttaaATCCatccaaataatatatatatacacacatatatatatatatatatatatatatacacacatatatatatatatatatatatatatatatacacacacatatatatatatatatatatacatacatacatacatatatatatatatatatatatatatatatatatatatacatatacatatacatatacatatatatatatatacatatacatatatatatatatatacatatacatatacatatatatatatatacatatatatatatagatgataAATATTGCACAAAGTTGGATTGATAACATGTTACGAAACATTTGATTCACATCACACCTATACCTACTACTTGTGGGTGCACAGGCAGGAGGAACTGAACGCCCAAAGCAAAGCACATCCTTCTGTCACTGCATGTGTGAGAGCTCACAAGAATCAGTCTGTATGAGAATCAGTCAGTGTTATGAATCTAACGCTCAGTAGCGTGTTATGAAGTCCAATGTTCTGTAAGTAGGATGTTATTAATCTATCCGTGCAATATTTCAGAAAAAAATTTAAACTGCAGTATCTCAAAATGTCTACACtgaatatgtttatatatagaaAATGTGCATGACATACTCTTCTGGTCAGTAATGCATTTTTTTAGatctcttttattttatttttgataacTATCTGAACTATTTTACACATTCCTACTAATCATCAAGCAGGGCTGGATGATGTGATCATGAATTAATGTTCACGGTGCTTTTCAGGGCTGACTTTAATCCTGGTCCTGCTGCACCTCACCCGGGGAAACAGTGAGTTTATACCGTCTTACAAGTATTGACTGACTGATTTCTGATGTATTGATTCATTCAAATTCATGGATTTCgagatttattttgtttattttgtattgatttatcTATAATCTTTTGATTGATTTGTGTCTATATTAATTGTTTGTATTTCTGATGTATTGATCGGCTGACTACAGGTCCATGTTTCGGCCGGTCTCTGGGGATCAGCCCATGCAGGACTCAGTTCTTCAAGCGGGAGAGTTTGACGTTATACTGTGGAGCTGAGGAGCGTATAATGACTAACTCTAAATCAGTTACTTGCTCTCAGAAGAGCCATGAATGTAATATTACACTGGCAGGAGAACATAACAGCGGTTCTTACTGGTGTGACTCTAACTCTGGAGAACGAGGGGAAGCGGTCAACATCACAGTGACTggtatgtgtgtctctttgtcacCAGTTGGTTCTCCCACTACATTATTCACCATTTATAACACTGCACTATTGATCAATGATCACTATGGACAATGTGACCCAGTTTTACACCTGGCCTTAACGTCGTTCATCAACCTGCGTTGTGGTTCAATAGTTTAATTCCCTGAGACCTGGGTTTACAGTTTGCTGTGTTTCTATAGCAGGGTCTGTGAAACTAGGGAGTCCTGTCCACCCTGTACCAGAAGGAAGTCCTGTTACACTTCGCTGCCTGACGTCCCACACGTCCAGTAAAAATCTGGTTGTTGTGACCCGGATAAACCAGTCCTGTACCTTCTCCAGAGATGGACGGCTCATTGGGGTCGGTTTGACGGGAGAGATGAGTTTTGCTGCTGTCAACAGATCTCATGAAGGCCTCTACACGTGTACCTTCTCTGGTGTTGAGTCTCCAGGGAGCTGGCTGGCTGTCAGAGGTGAGCTCTGTTTGGTCTCCACATGGTGAAGTTCTACAGTCACATTAAAGGAGGACTATGGTAGAACTTCTTTATCATTTAATAATCAGAACAATGTTTCTGAAATTACCATTAAACAATGTGGGTCAACCCGTCATCTGTAGCGTGATATCAGCCGTGAACTTCTTTCAGTGGGCGTCTGTTCATTGGTCTTCGGTTTATTGAATAGCAAAGTCGGCTTGCCTGACATCAGGTGATCTCCTTTCCTCAGCAACCTCCTccaccgaacccccccccccgaccaatCACCACCTGCTCCTCCCATTGGTCTACGCTGGACCGCCCCTCCTCCTGATGGTTCTACTGGGAGTAGTGGGAGGATTCTGCTGGAGAAGGAGACGCAAAGGTacttcccccacctcctcctaagTCTCCCTTAATCAATcacaccttctcctcctgtACAACAAATATGACTCATCCCCAACAGAGTAActtctcctcccctcgtccTTATGTAACGATTGACCgatttaaatgtttgtgtttcagaAGCCGAAGAAGCTGCCTCAGAGGATGAGGTTCATGCGGATGTAgtccaaaataaaacaaagaaaaaaggtcaggaaacaaatacacacaaagtgTAACTTTAGAACACGTTAATCCCTGTTAACACACAATGTGTGAAAGGTGAAATGCTAATGTGGGTGATTTTTCAAAGTGCTTATCATTTTCAAAACTAGCAGGCCACAGTGGTCGGGGCTCAAACTTCCCCTATTATCCTATCTATCAATTTTTTACATTGTGGTCATCAACTGTCGAGCGTTCTCTTGTCAGTGCGATCAATTTGTTTTTACACAGAGCGAGATAGGTCAGACTGCGAGTCTACATGTAGTTACGGAGAAAGTCTGCAACCCCAGCCCATCAGAATACCAGATCCACCTCTCTACAGTCTCCTGGGGTAAGAAGCTGTCAAATGAAGTTCAAACAGAGGCAAACTATGTATTCCAAAAGGATGGAATGATACGTTCTACGTGATGTTGCCGTTATTAGGaataatgttttttgtgtttgtttaatgaGAAGAAATGTTCTGATGAATGGTTTGGTTATTTGTAGCATAACCACAAATATGTCTTGCTAGTTCCAACAGATCGTTGCAGTCTGTTGCAGAcacaaaatgtcaacaattgtGGCTTCCTGATAAGAATTTAAAACGATGATGAGATCTGCCCTTCCACATGCTTGAACAAATTCTAAATCACTTATGTATTGTGCTTGATTCTTACCATATACAGCTTTTAGTTTGGATCTTTTATCAAGTGTAAAAACATGGGGTTGAAGATCCACTTGAGTTCACTGTGGTACCTGTGGTGCCGTTTGTCATTTGCCTGTGGTAACTACTGCTGGACACATGAGATAAGCATATAATGTTGTCATCACAAATAGAGATAAGGGATGTAGGTAGTTTAGTTTGATGTGTTTTAGTTAGTCTTATCAGGTGTCTCACTACTTTGATGATGGTTGAACTGTAAAATAAAGAAGACATTTTGTCAGATGTGGGTTGTTGTGCTTTCTAcgtcagtggttctcaacctttctGGGGCTGCTGAGGCCAACCATGACCCAACAAGACATTCCAGGCACACCAACTTGAAGAATAATCATTCCCTTGAAGGGAATGATTATTaaggtgcacacaaacacattgttaCTAGGATATCCTATCAGCAATATTTGCAATATTTCACCCAAATCAGAATATCCAAAACAAGTAAAATTCATACACTCGCTTGGAAACTGCATATTGCAGGCAATTGAATATTTGTCAAAATATGCATTTGAGATGCACAATGTGATCAGGGTGTGAAATGTTAAAGGcacactatgcaacttcgggaatttcttcgctgttttcttggttttggcacgcacatttctctacacagcgccccctacagctttgtagtagatattttacaacactgtcgtaacaactcgttgacgacccctccccatgcacttctacgcgagccatgtgcatttgttttcaaagaagccggcgaatgcgtggagccatgtccgaagtagatgttcataaagtgtaggcaaggttatacataaaagggtgtatttgtattgcaataaacataaatccatccttttttatagttgacggggagaatttatatcctagattataattgttttatcttaggttgaacagaacaatcagtgtaagaggtttggccaacataataatctaaataaacaagaacctggattcggggattcagtctgtatctgggggacgagacagacgaacagcaaaacacccatggaaacaaaggtgtttatatggttgcaaccaagcaagctagaaacatacagggctcacaacaaaacggtcgagaaaacaatttttacagggctcacaacaaaatggttgagcaaacacatttgtacagagactatcaacatcaagaataccacgaagacaaaggccacccaagggtactttcaatttcaaaagcaacacggccgagtcggcgtctgatttgcagtcttctttttctttcagttcacgctattcctgaaaagcttccccaacgtttactcgtgtctggcctctctgccggtcagtctcccttttctcttcttctgttcctccgacattgggcttctctgtctctcggctgatctatgatgaatataacaatcccttagtgacttgtgtttatatcgagccggttccgtgtttgggggtctgtgccgtaaagcaattcgttacttcgcgagacccgagactcccgcgagagtgggcggcgggtcgccggcagaaacatattccttttctccgccaagatgcgcaagggtgagtcgaaacaacgaacaaaaatgtataatagaaccatcgcaatgactcttagcctgttatattaaggtaaatcaagccaaaaaagttgcatagttcccctttcactcgtgtctgatctcttttctggtccattctccTTTTGTTCCGTCGACGGTCGCCTCTTgtgtcccttatcagtcgattgatccatgatgaatgcaacaattgcctcgcaactggctgtttatatctagccggtgccatgtttgggtgtgtgtctgtgccgtaaagcatttgcgaaactacaatctgactacattttcgaggatacttccgctgcgtcacatccggattgtgtcggtccgaacagagcaagttgcatatgcgctttttcactggagaggcgacatgggtaaatgacacacccaccaatcgaccaagaaatggatgcagaaccatcagcataactctcaacctgcatacttaatgtaattttagctaaaaaagttgcatagtgggcctttaatggaGGTGATTTTGCAGGGTACTTGACCTTTTCAAAACTAGCAGGTCATCAACTGTCGAATGTTCTCGTTTCAAGGCGATCCAAGTGTTAAATAGATCCGGCCGCGCGACTACATGCAGCTCACACAAAAAAGTTAAGTAAGTAGAACTCATACAGGCTCATAGAAATGGCATattgaacaaaaacaaagcatGAACTTGCATTTTGtggaataatgaataaataattagGCAAATTTAAAACATTAAGTCAAAATGATATTGTTAATACTTTaagtaaaacaataaatatacTTCAAGTTTCACTAGCTCCCCATGTTAAATATGAATTGCATTCCATGTTCCAACAGCCTCCCGGGGCTCCAGTTCGCTCAGCCCTACCGTACTGGAATTTAAGCCAATGGTTACTGGTTAAGCCCCGGTTCGCATTAGATACCTGTGAAAATGAGCCTCCCGACTCACTTCCAATTCGGAACGTAGCGGTTTAGGACGCAATGAAGGTCTTTGAGTAGGCCGCAAAAATTCAGCAAGCAGCATAAATTAGTTGAAAAAACTGTGATTTATTTCCCATGCTTGAAAAGTGAAATGGCCACAAAACAAAATACTttgataaacaaaacaaacaagaaaagtTCCCTTAATCTGTACCAGCCTCACGGCAAGCCGTCTCTCTATGCCTCCACCCCCCTTGAAAGCAGAAAATACCGGGCTTAAATAAAGCCAACCAATTACACAAAATGGTAGATACCAACTGCCAtgggggttcaccgacccaaGTACcacaatacatttatattttataacgaAATCATAATCAACCAGACACTTCATTGCATATCTCAACAGTTTGCATCTTGATCATGAAGTTCACTGTCGCACAAATGAAAAAATAGCATGATAATtaaacatagaaaaataatgtCCCCCCCTTTACAACCAGTCATGTTCCTGCATCCCCAATCAGGCTATGATTAACTTCCAGGTACTCATGTTCGGGAAAAGGAGGGCAACCTTTTCACAATACCATAACACTCATTTAGAAACCAATTAATATATTAgaatttaaatcaatgcatttaGAATTCAGTCAttacattataaataaatacatttagaaaTCACTCAATACATTTAGATATCATTAATACAAAAATGCTCCTTTTAGtgtaactgtacgtccacaccaggagcgaccaaagcgtcaaagacgctttggtcgctcacgaagtttcgctgcgaatttttctgttcgctttggtcgctcaagtcgctcatgacgtacaattcaattatgcagacgcatttaaaggagccgtatgcgtttagtaggccctacagacagccatatcaaatagtgaactctcccatacaccttggccatattgccgagacggttttgcttgttcgataaagtgcttcgacaacaagtaggacagtgattcccccccaatacaaaaaaaatcctaaaatgtaggctaattacaaccgagaacaaaaaaccctgcgtgctgtagtagttaaaatatgtttcactgatctggatctgcaaatcatgatctgcactcattcgtcgcattcaaaacaaatagacattcacgcacatggctaatttgcatacgcgcacaggactggttggctccgcaaggcaaataatggaacatatcgatctatctaggcttttctgtctatctatctatctatcaacgcgtgtctagttttaatgtgatgtattgtgtgtatgtccagtcagacttgttctctGTGgtgttgtaggctactgtcctgtgtgggccgaaccacctaaatggattcccgacgatttgtgtcgtttggtattaataaagacttgactaggctttctatctatctagactagatatatcccttgtcat from Gadus morhua chromosome 17, gadMor3.0, whole genome shotgun sequence includes these protein-coding regions:
- the LOC115529460 gene encoding uncharacterized protein LOC115529460 isoform X3 produces the protein MFWLTLILVLLHLTRGNNRLTTGPCFGRSLGISPCRTQFFKRESLTLYCGAEERIMTNSKSVTCSQKSHECNITLAGEHNSGSYWCDSNSGERGEAVNITVTAGSVKLGSPVHPVPEGSPVTLRCLTSHTSSKNLVVVTRINQSCTFSRDGRLIGVGLTGEMSFAAVNRSHEGLYTCTFSGVESPGSWLAVRATSSTEPPPPTNHHLLLPLVYAGPPLLLMVLLGVVGGFCWRRRRKEAEEAASEDEVHADVVQNKTKKKERDRSDCESTCSYGESLQPQPIRIPDPPLYSLLGSNRSLQSVADTKCQQLWLPDKNLKR
- the LOC115529460 gene encoding uncharacterized protein LOC115529460 isoform X4, with product MFWLTLILVLLHLTRGNNRLTTGPCFGRSLGISPCRTQFFKRESLTLYCGAEERIMTNSKSVTCSQKSHECNITLAGEHNSGSYWCDSNSGERGEAVNITVTAGSVKLGSPVHPVPEGSPVTLRCLTSHTSSKNLVVVTRINQSCTFSRDGRLIGVGLTGEMSFAAVNRSHEGLYTCTFSGVESPGSWLAVRGDLLSSATSSTEPPPPTNHHLLLPLVYAGPPLLLMVLLGVVGGFCWRRRRKEAEEAASEDEVHADVVQNKTKKKERDRSDCESTCSYGESLQPQPIRIPDPPLYSLLG
- the LOC115529460 gene encoding uncharacterized protein LOC115529460 isoform X2 — translated: MFWLTLILVLLHLTRGNSPCFGRSLGISPCRTQFFKRESLTLYCGAEERIMTNSKSVTCSQKSHECNITLAGEHNSGSYWCDSNSGERGEAVNITVTAGSVKLGSPVHPVPEGSPVTLRCLTSHTSSKNLVVVTRINQSCTFSRDGRLIGVGLTGEMSFAAVNRSHEGLYTCTFSGVESPGSWLAVRGDLLSSATSSTEPPPPTNHHLLLPLVYAGPPLLLMVLLGVVGGFCWRRRRKEAEEAASEDEVHADVVQNKTKKKERDRSDCESTCSYGESLQPQPIRIPDPPLYSLLGSNRSLQSVADTKCQQLWLPDKNLKR
- the LOC115529460 gene encoding uncharacterized protein LOC115529460 isoform X1, coding for MFWLTLILVLLHLTRGNNRLTTGPCFGRSLGISPCRTQFFKRESLTLYCGAEERIMTNSKSVTCSQKSHECNITLAGEHNSGSYWCDSNSGERGEAVNITVTAGSVKLGSPVHPVPEGSPVTLRCLTSHTSSKNLVVVTRINQSCTFSRDGRLIGVGLTGEMSFAAVNRSHEGLYTCTFSGVESPGSWLAVRGDLLSSATSSTEPPPPTNHHLLLPLVYAGPPLLLMVLLGVVGGFCWRRRRKEAEEAASEDEVHADVVQNKTKKKERDRSDCESTCSYGESLQPQPIRIPDPPLYSLLGSNRSLQSVADTKCQQLWLPDKNLKR